One stretch of Halodesulfovibrio sp. MK-HDV DNA includes these proteins:
- the rsgA gene encoding ribosome small subunit-dependent GTPase A, which translates to MNKKSSVENNIDCSMSNLVLLGWNEFFQASYDGLENPSGNPVRVSGVRKNSFLVTNGQEEWLTTISGRLLYQNQGLFPAVGDWVLVNDLVITEVLPREKTLSRGASGGRGKHADTAKQQQVIAANLDSVFIVCGLDRDFNLRRIERYITLVFNCGLTPVVVLTKADTHEAPESFMYEVEAVAFGVSVHLLGFQDDSGLNEIKAYFADSSKTAAMIGSSGAGKSTLLNRLAGKDLQRTGAISTAVVKGKHTTTERDLIIFPDGGMIIDNPGIREIAFWDAGDGVSMSFTDIEGLAVRCKFQDCSHTSEPGCNVLAAIATGDVKKERLVSYHKMMRELSYVAERQHKSADRLEKERWKDIAIYAKSLKKNK; encoded by the coding sequence ATGAATAAAAAAAGTAGTGTTGAGAACAACATCGATTGTTCCATGTCAAACTTAGTCCTTTTAGGTTGGAATGAATTTTTTCAGGCTTCTTACGACGGGTTAGAAAATCCTTCGGGAAATCCCGTAAGAGTGAGCGGCGTGAGGAAAAATTCGTTTCTTGTCACGAATGGGCAAGAAGAATGGCTCACCACAATATCCGGTAGGTTATTGTATCAAAATCAGGGTCTGTTTCCGGCCGTTGGCGACTGGGTTCTGGTTAATGACCTCGTGATTACTGAAGTACTACCGCGTGAAAAAACGTTATCCCGTGGTGCTTCTGGCGGGCGTGGAAAGCATGCAGATACCGCAAAGCAACAGCAGGTTATTGCGGCTAATCTTGATTCTGTATTCATCGTGTGCGGGCTGGATCGGGATTTTAATTTACGCCGAATAGAAAGGTACATAACCCTTGTTTTTAACTGCGGTTTAACCCCTGTTGTAGTGCTTACAAAGGCTGATACGCACGAAGCACCGGAAAGCTTTATGTACGAGGTAGAAGCCGTGGCTTTCGGTGTATCTGTCCACTTGCTTGGATTTCAAGACGATTCGGGATTGAATGAGATTAAAGCGTACTTTGCTGACAGCTCAAAAACAGCAGCAATGATCGGCTCATCCGGTGCCGGAAAATCTACGTTACTGAACCGTCTTGCAGGAAAAGACCTTCAACGGACCGGTGCGATAAGCACAGCCGTCGTGAAAGGAAAGCACACAACGACAGAACGCGATCTGATCATCTTTCCGGATGGGGGGATGATTATAGATAATCCGGGTATCAGAGAAATTGCATTCTGGGATGCAGGCGACGGCGTATCAATGTCATTCACAGACATTGAAGGATTAGCCGTTAGGTGCAAATTTCAGGATTGTTCCCATACTTCGGAGCCTGGATGTAATGTACTGGCAGCGATTGCAACGGGAGATGTTAAAAAGGAGCGTCTTGTCAGTTACCATAAGATGATGCGTGAATTATCTTACGTGGCTGAAAGGCAACACAAGAGCGCGGATCGGCTGGAAAAAGAGCGCTGGAAGGATATTGCAATTTATGCAAAATCGCTAAAGAAAAATAAATAG
- a CDS encoding L-serine ammonia-lyase, iron-sulfur-dependent, subunit alpha → MDSLQELYKVGNGPSSSHTMGPQKAAKQFMERTPAATRYRVTLLGSLAATGKGHLTDWIIENTLGAKRTEIIWKPNEVRPFHTNGMVFEALNKEDNLEASWEVYSVGGGTIAEADSATRGTKPFYPHTTLTAITEYCREEDIELWQYVERQEGSEIWSFLAELWQTMKDSIERGLKGTGVLPGTLRYPRKASAFFKKARTQTKRLRSTGNTFAYALAVSEENASGGTVVTAPTCGSAGLVPAVLRSLQEDYNLGEQEILHALAVGGLIGNLVKENASISGAEVGCQGEIGTACAMAGAMTAFLFGGTLPQIDYAAEMALEHHLGMTCDPVCGYVQVPCIERNAVSAIRAINAAEYTLFTNGEHHISFDQVVQTMNETGHDLKCGYRETSQAGLAKHWNMKDNSSCC, encoded by the coding sequence ATGGATTCCCTTCAAGAACTTTACAAAGTGGGTAACGGTCCATCCAGCAGCCACACCATGGGTCCACAAAAAGCTGCCAAGCAATTTATGGAACGCACACCTGCTGCCACTCGGTACAGAGTAACTCTGCTTGGCAGTCTGGCTGCAACGGGCAAAGGCCACCTAACTGACTGGATAATCGAGAATACCTTAGGGGCAAAACGCACCGAAATTATCTGGAAACCAAATGAAGTCAGACCATTTCACACCAACGGGATGGTATTCGAAGCCTTAAATAAAGAAGATAATCTGGAAGCTTCGTGGGAAGTGTACAGCGTTGGCGGTGGTACCATAGCCGAAGCTGACTCCGCGACAAGAGGCACGAAGCCCTTTTACCCGCACACAACACTCACTGCGATTACAGAGTACTGTCGGGAAGAAGATATAGAACTTTGGCAGTATGTAGAAAGGCAGGAAGGTTCAGAAATATGGTCGTTCCTTGCAGAACTATGGCAGACTATGAAGGATTCCATTGAACGTGGACTTAAAGGCACGGGCGTACTTCCTGGAACCTTGCGCTACCCTCGTAAAGCCAGTGCCTTTTTCAAAAAAGCACGTACCCAGACAAAACGCCTGCGCAGCACTGGCAACACTTTTGCCTATGCCTTAGCTGTATCCGAAGAAAATGCCTCTGGCGGAACAGTTGTCACAGCCCCCACATGTGGTTCAGCTGGACTTGTTCCCGCAGTGTTGCGGTCATTGCAGGAAGATTACAACCTTGGCGAACAAGAAATTTTACACGCCCTCGCTGTTGGTGGTCTCATCGGCAATCTGGTTAAAGAAAATGCCTCAATATCTGGAGCCGAAGTGGGCTGTCAGGGGGAAATAGGCACAGCGTGCGCCATGGCAGGAGCTATGACGGCATTTCTGTTTGGTGGAACCCTTCCTCAAATCGACTACGCAGCCGAAATGGCGCTTGAGCATCACCTTGGCATGACTTGCGATCCTGTGTGCGGCTACGTTCAGGTGCCGTGCATCGAACGCAATGCTGTCTCTGCAATCCGAGCCATCAACGCTGCGGAGTACACCCTGTTTACGAACGGTGAACACCACATCAGCTTTGATCAAGTAGTGCAGACCATGAATGAGACAGGCCACGACCTAAAATGCGGGTATCGCGAAACGTCTCAAGCAGGGCTGGCAAAACACTGGAACATGAAAGACAACAGTTCATGTTGCTAA
- a CDS encoding amidohydrolase, whose protein sequence is MNLKPEIEACFAELKDIRQYLHSCPEVGLETVETVAFVKNKLDDFGISYENIGVNSLLAKVDGSEAGKTIAFRADMDALETTEETGLPYESKVVGRMHACGHDGHTTTMLAFARYLADHRNFKGTVLLLFQSGEEGFGGALKVIEDGLFEKYDIDSMFGLHNWPGYAENQIVIHHGACMASEDRFDLVIRGKSGHASVPHLCVEPFAAVADFIKGAQTIIPRKISAHDKAVISITQVHGGSAYNIIPDEVIVRGNVRTTADDVQDTIEESLGQLAKGIATTYGVEAEFTYNRKHPVLINSTPEPAIKAAARIVGEENVLTNELPAMGSEDYAFYMQKTKGCFAWIGNGKDSAVIHNSKYDFNDDIILVGATFFAEIFEEVMQQV, encoded by the coding sequence ATGAACCTGAAGCCTGAAATCGAAGCCTGTTTTGCAGAGTTGAAAGACATTCGCCAGTATCTGCATTCCTGTCCGGAAGTTGGGCTGGAAACTGTCGAAACCGTGGCCTTTGTCAAAAACAAGCTAGACGACTTCGGTATCAGCTACGAGAACATTGGTGTCAATTCGCTCTTAGCGAAGGTCGATGGAAGCGAAGCAGGCAAAACTATTGCCTTCCGCGCTGACATGGACGCTCTTGAGACCACTGAAGAAACAGGACTACCTTACGAATCCAAAGTTGTTGGCCGCATGCATGCATGCGGCCACGACGGTCACACCACTACCATGCTGGCATTCGCCCGTTATCTGGCAGACCATCGCAACTTCAAGGGTACTGTGCTTCTTCTTTTCCAGTCCGGTGAAGAAGGATTCGGTGGCGCGCTGAAAGTTATTGAAGACGGCTTATTCGAGAAATACGACATCGACTCTATGTTCGGGCTGCACAACTGGCCGGGCTACGCAGAGAATCAGATTGTAATCCATCACGGAGCATGCATGGCTTCCGAGGATCGATTCGATCTGGTCATCCGCGGCAAGAGTGGGCACGCTTCTGTGCCGCATCTCTGTGTTGAGCCGTTCGCTGCTGTAGCTGACTTTATAAAAGGTGCGCAGACCATCATCCCACGCAAGATATCGGCTCATGACAAAGCCGTTATCAGCATCACGCAAGTGCATGGCGGCAGTGCCTACAACATTATTCCGGATGAAGTTATCGTTCGGGGTAACGTACGCACCACTGCTGATGATGTTCAGGACACAATTGAAGAGTCGCTGGGGCAGCTGGCAAAAGGCATCGCCACAACATACGGAGTGGAAGCCGAGTTCACTTACAACCGTAAGCATCCTGTGCTGATAAACTCCACGCCAGAGCCTGCCATAAAGGCTGCAGCCAGAATAGTTGGTGAGGAAAACGTGCTCACCAATGAACTGCCAGCGATGGGGAGCGAGGACTACGCCTTTTATATGCAAAAAACCAAAGGGTGCTTTGCATGGATTGGTAACGGTAAGGACTCAGCCGTTATCCACAACAGTAAATATGATTTCAATGATGATATCATCCTCGTGGGAGCAACCTTCTTTGCAGAGATCTTTGAAGAGGTCATGCAGCAGGTATAA
- a CDS encoding DUF3100 domain-containing protein codes for MLNAIKNVKVHLLVLALVAVSEAVGILKFSIGPGMLVLLPMLYAVMIGVFLGPKFLKIVSDKDMNHASALVSLTLMLLMARYGTLVGPKFFEILKAGPALILQEFGNIGTIFIGIPIAMFLGLKRESVGAAHSIAREPNVALIGDIYGLDSAEGRGVMGVYICGTVFGTIFFGLAASFLSILNWFHPYALAMASGVGSASMMTATVGSLSAIYPEMAEKIQAFGVASNTLSGLDGVYMSMLIALPMSNRLYSFLYRIKFGTTQEVLTNE; via the coding sequence ATGTTAAACGCAATCAAGAACGTAAAGGTACACTTGCTCGTTCTCGCGCTGGTGGCCGTCTCCGAGGCCGTGGGTATTCTGAAATTTAGCATCGGCCCGGGCATGCTTGTCCTTCTGCCAATGCTCTATGCTGTAATGATCGGTGTCTTTCTGGGCCCAAAATTCCTGAAAATTGTCAGCGACAAAGATATGAATCACGCAAGTGCTCTTGTAAGTCTGACTCTTATGCTACTTATGGCACGTTACGGCACACTTGTAGGACCAAAGTTCTTTGAAATTCTTAAAGCTGGCCCTGCTCTCATTTTACAGGAATTCGGCAACATCGGTACCATCTTCATTGGTATTCCTATTGCTATGTTCCTTGGCCTTAAACGCGAATCCGTTGGCGCTGCTCACTCCATCGCTCGTGAACCTAACGTAGCCCTTATCGGCGACATTTACGGACTGGATTCTGCTGAAGGACGCGGCGTAATGGGCGTCTACATCTGTGGTACAGTTTTCGGCACAATCTTCTTTGGTCTGGCTGCATCATTCCTGAGCATCCTGAACTGGTTCCACCCTTATGCACTTGCAATGGCTTCCGGTGTTGGTTCCGCCAGCATGATGACCGCCACAGTGGGGAGTCTTTCCGCAATCTATCCGGAAATGGCAGAAAAAATTCAGGCGTTCGGCGTTGCCAGTAACACCCTGTCCGGACTGGATGGCGTTTACATGTCCATGCTCATCGCCCTGCCTATGTCCAACAGACTCTATTCATTTCTGTACCGCATCAAGTTCGGCACCACTCAGGAGGTTTTAACTAATGAATAA